A window of Tursiops truncatus isolate mTurTru1 chromosome 8, mTurTru1.mat.Y, whole genome shotgun sequence contains these coding sequences:
- the UCP3 gene encoding putative mitochondrial transporter UCP3 isoform X2 produces MVGLKPSEVPPTTAVKFLGAGTAACFADLLTFPLDTAKVRLQIQGENQAARSAQYRGVLGTILTMVRTEGPRSPYKGLVAGLQRQMSFASVRIGLYDSVKQFYTPKGSDHCSITTRILAGCTTGAMAVTCAQPTDVVKIRFQASVHTGPGSNRKYSGTMDAYRTIAREEGVRGLWKGTLPNIMRNAIINCAEMVTYDIIKEKLLNYHLLTDDFPCHFVSAFGAGFCATVVASPVDVVKTRYMNSPPGQYRSPFDCMLKMVTQEGPTAFYKGFCLNSFSREEND; encoded by the exons ATGGTTGGACTGAAGCCTTCAGAGGTGCCTCCCACAACGGCTGTGAAGTTCCTGGGGGCGGGCACAGCGGCCTGCTTTGCTGACCTCCTCACCTTTCCACTGGACACGGCCAAGGTCCGCCTGCAG ATCCAGGGGGAGAACCAGGCGGCCCGGAGCGCGCAGTACCGCGGGGTGCTGGGCACCATCCTGACCATGGTGCGCACCGAGGGCCCCCGCAGCCCCTACAAAGGGCTGGTCGCCGGCCTGCAGCGCCAGATGAGCTTCGCCTCCGTCCGCATCGGCCTCTATGACTCCGTCAAGCAGTTCTACACCCCCAAGGGATCGGACC ACTGCAGCATCACTACCCGGATTTTGGCGGGCTGCACCACCGGGGCCATGGCAGTGACCTGTGCCCAGCCCACAGATGTGGTGAAGATCCGATTTCAGGCCAGCGTGCACACTGGGCCTGGGAGCAATAGGAAGTACAGCGGGACAATGGATGCCTACAGGACCATCGCCAGGGAGGAAGGGGTTCGGGGCCTGTGGAAAG GAACTCTGCCCAACATCATGAGGAATGCCATCATCAACTGTGCTGAGATGGTGACCTACGACATCATCAAGGAGAAGCTGCTAAACTACCACCTGCTCACCG ACGACTTCCCCTGCCACTTCGTCTCTGCCTTTGGAGCTGGCTTCTGTGCCACAGTGGTGGCCTCCCCAGTGGACGTGGTGAAGACCCGATATATGAACTCACCCCCAGGCCAGTACCGCAGCCCCTTCGACTGTATGCTGAAGATGGtgacccaggagggccccacagcCTTCTATAAGGG CTTCTGCCTAAATTCCTTcagtagagaagaaaatgactGA
- the UCP3 gene encoding putative mitochondrial transporter UCP3 isoform X3 encodes MVGLKPSEVPPTTAVKFLGAGTAACFADLLTFPLDTAKVRLQIQGENQAARSAQYRGVLGTILTMVRTEGPRSPYKGLVAGLQRQMSFASVRIGLYDSVKQFYTPKGSDHCSITTRILAGCTTGAMAVTCAQPTDVVKIRFQASVHTGPGSNRKYSGTMDAYRTIAREEGVRGLWKGTLPNIMRNAIINCAEMVTYDIIKEKLLNYHLLTDDFPCHFVSAFGAGFCATVVASPVDVVKTRYMNSPPGQYRSPFDCMLKMVTQEGPTAFYKGDHRPVQ; translated from the exons ATGGTTGGACTGAAGCCTTCAGAGGTGCCTCCCACAACGGCTGTGAAGTTCCTGGGGGCGGGCACAGCGGCCTGCTTTGCTGACCTCCTCACCTTTCCACTGGACACGGCCAAGGTCCGCCTGCAG ATCCAGGGGGAGAACCAGGCGGCCCGGAGCGCGCAGTACCGCGGGGTGCTGGGCACCATCCTGACCATGGTGCGCACCGAGGGCCCCCGCAGCCCCTACAAAGGGCTGGTCGCCGGCCTGCAGCGCCAGATGAGCTTCGCCTCCGTCCGCATCGGCCTCTATGACTCCGTCAAGCAGTTCTACACCCCCAAGGGATCGGACC ACTGCAGCATCACTACCCGGATTTTGGCGGGCTGCACCACCGGGGCCATGGCAGTGACCTGTGCCCAGCCCACAGATGTGGTGAAGATCCGATTTCAGGCCAGCGTGCACACTGGGCCTGGGAGCAATAGGAAGTACAGCGGGACAATGGATGCCTACAGGACCATCGCCAGGGAGGAAGGGGTTCGGGGCCTGTGGAAAG GAACTCTGCCCAACATCATGAGGAATGCCATCATCAACTGTGCTGAGATGGTGACCTACGACATCATCAAGGAGAAGCTGCTAAACTACCACCTGCTCACCG ACGACTTCCCCTGCCACTTCGTCTCTGCCTTTGGAGCTGGCTTCTGTGCCACAGTGGTGGCCTCCCCAGTGGACGTGGTGAAGACCCGATATATGAACTCACCCCCAGGCCAGTACCGCAGCCCCTTCGACTGTATGCTGAAGATGGtgacccaggagggccccacagcCTTCTATAAGGG
- the UCP3 gene encoding putative mitochondrial transporter UCP3 isoform X1, which produces MVGLKPSEVPPTTAVKFLGAGTAACFADLLTFPLDTAKVRLQIQGENQAARSAQYRGVLGTILTMVRTEGPRSPYKGLVAGLQRQMSFASVRIGLYDSVKQFYTPKGSDHCSITTRILAGCTTGAMAVTCAQPTDVVKIRFQASVHTGPGSNRKYSGTMDAYRTIAREEGVRGLWKGTLPNIMRNAIINCAEMVTYDIIKEKLLNYHLLTDDFPCHFVSAFGAGFCATVVASPVDVVKTRYMNSPPGQYRSPFDCMLKMVTQEGPTAFYKGFTPSFLRLGAWNVVMFVTYEQLKRALMKVQVLRESPF; this is translated from the exons ATGGTTGGACTGAAGCCTTCAGAGGTGCCTCCCACAACGGCTGTGAAGTTCCTGGGGGCGGGCACAGCGGCCTGCTTTGCTGACCTCCTCACCTTTCCACTGGACACGGCCAAGGTCCGCCTGCAG ATCCAGGGGGAGAACCAGGCGGCCCGGAGCGCGCAGTACCGCGGGGTGCTGGGCACCATCCTGACCATGGTGCGCACCGAGGGCCCCCGCAGCCCCTACAAAGGGCTGGTCGCCGGCCTGCAGCGCCAGATGAGCTTCGCCTCCGTCCGCATCGGCCTCTATGACTCCGTCAAGCAGTTCTACACCCCCAAGGGATCGGACC ACTGCAGCATCACTACCCGGATTTTGGCGGGCTGCACCACCGGGGCCATGGCAGTGACCTGTGCCCAGCCCACAGATGTGGTGAAGATCCGATTTCAGGCCAGCGTGCACACTGGGCCTGGGAGCAATAGGAAGTACAGCGGGACAATGGATGCCTACAGGACCATCGCCAGGGAGGAAGGGGTTCGGGGCCTGTGGAAAG GAACTCTGCCCAACATCATGAGGAATGCCATCATCAACTGTGCTGAGATGGTGACCTACGACATCATCAAGGAGAAGCTGCTAAACTACCACCTGCTCACCG ACGACTTCCCCTGCCACTTCGTCTCTGCCTTTGGAGCTGGCTTCTGTGCCACAGTGGTGGCCTCCCCAGTGGACGTGGTGAAGACCCGATATATGAACTCACCCCCAGGCCAGTACCGCAGCCCCTTCGACTGTATGCTGAAGATGGtgacccaggagggccccacagcCTTCTATAAGGG ATTTACACCCTCATTTTTGCGTTTGGGAGCCTGGAATGTGGTGATGTTCGTCACCTACGAGCAACTGAAACGGGCCTTGATGAAAGTCCAGGTGCTACGGGAATCTCCATTTTGA